ACCCGCAGTGCTCGTACAGGAGGACGTTGGAGGGCAGCTCGGTGCTGAGGCTCACGCCGGTCGAGCCCGGGTCCTCCCTCGAGATCCGGTGTACCTCGTCCATCAGGATCCGGCCGAGACCGCGCCCCGCGTGAGAGCCCCGGACGCCGAGCATGTTGAGGTGCCATTGCGGGCCGGGGACGGTGAGACGCTCCCAGACCGCGACGAGAGCCTCCATGCGTGCCTTGGCCTCTTCGCCCAGCTCCCGCCACAGGGCATCCCTCCTCGCCTCGAACTCGGGTGACGGTGGCGTGCCGTGCTCCCCGGGAGGGGTGAGCGTCGCGACGCCGAGCACGACTCCCTCCTGCTCGATCGCGAGAATCGGATGGCCGTGCGCGACCCTGCGACCGACGAAGACCCCGATCAGGAGATCGAGCCGGCGGTCGTAGTCGCCGCCGGCGTTGCCGATGACGTATCGCATGACAGGGT
The Candidatus Eisenbacteria bacterium genome window above contains:
- a CDS encoding GNAT family N-acetyltransferase, which gives rise to MIRTHDRQRLQLPVSALPAPRAQEAVETLADAFRDYPVMRYVIGNAGGDYDRRLDLLIGVFVGRRVAHGHPILAIEQEGVVLGVATLTPPGEHGTPPSPEFEARRDALWRELGEEAKARMEALVAVWERLTVPGPQWHLNMLGVRGSHAGRGLGRILMDEVHRISREDPGSTGVSLSTELPSNVLLYEHCGYEVRYHERVADDLETWILFRNDAVG